In Rutidosis leptorrhynchoides isolate AG116_Rl617_1_P2 chromosome 2, CSIRO_AGI_Rlap_v1, whole genome shotgun sequence, one genomic interval encodes:
- the LOC139892600 gene encoding uncharacterized protein, which translates to MMSNSTQGLVFTLAIAILAICAQNSEARVTLENGVKSMVYLSPKITQHPGSVSNKFYYDIEFPKGHIALKSFNAEVVDEAGDSVPLHETYLHHWVAVRYYQRKGVTNVKYNGKLGFQQSDFIMTGNAGVCNHGLSQFFGLGSETRKTSTYVPDPYGIEVGNPLEIPVGYEEKWLLNIHAIDTRGAVDPMGCTECRCKLYNVTDDEYGRPLNANYEGGLNCCYDGTQCKVKNELEKSVTRNLYLRYTVKWVDWSDSIVPVKIFIFDVTDTWQNTGINDCLIEFNVEQSTTGAANISTRRSSVSFPTAGDVVYGVAHLHSGGINSALFGQDGRIICSSRSIYGEGNSAGDEAGYIVGMTACYPEPGSVKIGKGEILTLESNYSSAKSHTGVMGLFYILVAESSLAVNNPVHIHQETMVPVFVWGIAVFGFAILVAVVVAYRRKKQTEDGYQSISS; encoded by the exons ATGATGTCAAATAGTACACAAGGACTAGTTTTTACGCTAGCTATCGCGATATTGGCAATATGTGCTCAAAATTCCGAAGCTCGCGTAACACttgaaaatggggtgaaatcaatgGTGTATTTATCACCCAAAATAACCCAACATCCAGGTTCTGTTTCCAATAAGTTCTACTACGACATCGAGTTCCCAAAAGGTCATATTGCTTTAAAAAGTTTCAATGCTGAGGTTGTTGATGAAGCAGGGGACTCTGTTCCTCTTCATGAAACATATCTTCACCATTGGGTTGCAGTAAGATACTATCAACGTAAAGGCGTTACAAACGTTAAGTATAATGGTAAATTAGGATTTCAACAATCGGATTTTATAATGACTGGGAACGCTGGAGTATGCAATCATGGTCTTTCACAGTTTTTTGGATTAGGATCTGAAACGCGAAAAACGTCAACATATGTTCCTGATCCTTATGGAATCGAAGTTGGTAATCCACTTGAAATTCCTGTTGGATATGAAGAAAAATGGTTGCTTAATATTCACGCAATTGATACTCGGGGTGCAGTAGATCCCATGGGATGTACTGAATGCAG ATGCAAGTTATACAATGTGACTGATGATGAATACGGTCGTCCTTTGAACGCAAATTATGAGGGAGGGTTAAACTGTTGCTATGATGGAACGCAATGCAAAGTGAAAAATGAGCTTGAAAAAAGTGTTACAAGGAACCTTTATTTGAGGTATACAGTTAAGTGGGTTGATTGGAGTGACTCAATTGTACCTGTAAAGATCTTCATATTTGATGTCACTGATACTTGGCAAAACACAGGGATCAATGATTGCTTG ATCGAGTTTAATGTTGAACAATCTACTACTGGAGCCGCTAACATAAGCACTAGAAGGTCAAGTGTTAGTTTCCCAACAGCTGGTGATGTCGTTTATGGTGTTGCACACCTGCACAGTGGCGGAATAAATTCTGCTTTATTTGGACAG GATGGACGGATTATTTGCTCGTCTAGATCTATTTACGGGGAAGGAAACAGTGCAGGAGACGAAGCAGGTTACATTGTTGGAATGACTGCATGTTATCCTGAACCAGGTTCAGTAAAAATCGGTAAAGGTGAAATTTTGACGTTGGAGTCTAATTACAGCAGCGCGAAAAGTCACACGGGAGTCATGGGTCTCTTCTATATTCTTGTAGCAGAGTCTTCTTTGGCAGTGAACAATCCTGTTCAC ATACATCAAGAAACAATGGTACCAGTCTTCGTTTGGGGTATAGCTGTGTTTGGATTTGCAATTTTAGTTGCTGTTGTAGTTGCGTATCGAAGAAAAAAGCAAACTGAGGATGGATACCAATCTATTTCATCTTAA